A single region of the Lycium barbarum isolate Lr01 chromosome 2, ASM1917538v2, whole genome shotgun sequence genome encodes:
- the LOC132627876 gene encoding uncharacterized protein LOC132627876 gives MWGFGGRYYWGRKERGKVEGIVVVFAWMSSQDRHIKNYVDLYSSLGWNSLVCHSQFLNMFFPDKAAALAAEIVNELVEELKVRPCPVVFASFSGGPKSCMYKVLQIIEGKCEEHANLGEFRLVRDCLSGYIFDSSPVDFTSDLGTRFILHPTVLGMSRPPPLASWIANGIASSLDALFLSRFESHRAEFWQTLYASVSTGAPYLILCSEDDDLAPCQTIWNFAQRLKDLGSDVKLIKWSSSPHVGHYQHHQLEYKAAVTEVLGKAAMIYSQRIRQLEGEKMGLEGTHDEISEPLGNLRKATATANQSFQRIALELNDHFIVPSSMEYHEGSNGGSVQHEQKERYIPLSSPPRINAHGVLGQILFDVCVPKVVEDWDIRSSPTFRKVSFASTRRHSPFNPMKCIRRSRL, from the exons ATGTGGGGATTTGGTGGGAGGTATTATTGGGGGAGAAAAGAGAGAGGGAAAGTAGAAGGAATAGTTGTGGTGTTTGCATGGATGTCAAGTCAAGATCGACACATCAAGAACTATGTTGATCTTTATTCTTCTCTTGGATGGAATTCACTTGTTTGTCACTCTCAATTCCTTAACAT GTTTTTTCCTGATAAAGCTGCAGCACTGGCAGCAGAGATTGTGAATGAGCTTGTTGAG GAGCTAAAGGTTAGACCATGCCCTGTTGTCTTTGCATCTTTTTCTGGTGGACCAAAATCATGCATGTACAAGGTTCTCCAG ATAATCGAGGGCAAATGTGAAGAGCATGCCAATCTG GGTGAGTTCCGACTCGTCAGAGACTGTCTTTCGGGCTACATTTTCGATTCTTCTCCAGTTGACTTTACTAGTGATCTGGGTACTAGATTTATACTACATCCAACAGTTCTTGGAATGTCACGTCCTCCGCCTCTAGCCTCGTGGATAGCAAATGGAATTGCTTCCAGTCTGGATGCCCTCTTCCTTAGCAGATTTGAGTCGCACCGTGCCGAGTTTTGGCAGACTCTATATGCTTCTGTT AGCACGGGAGCTCCGTATCTCATATTGTGCTCAGAAGATGATGATCTTGCTCCCTGCCAAACTATTTGGAATTTTGCTCAGCGACTTAAAGATCTGGGTTCTGATGTCAAACTAATAAAATGGAGTAGCTCCCCTCACGTAG GTCACTATCAGCACCACCAACTTGAATACAAGGCTGCAGTGACTGAGGTTCTTGGAAAAGCTGCGATGATCTATTCTCAAAGAATTCGTCAACTTGAAGGGGAGAAGATGGGGTTGGAAGGGACACATGATGAAATATCTGAGCCTTTAGGCAATCTTAGAAAAGCCACTGCTACTGCAAACCAAAGCTTCCAGAGAATTGCTCTTGAGTTGAATGACCACTTCATTGTTCCCAGCTCCATGGAGTATCACGAGGGCAGTAATGGCGGGTCAGTTCAGCACGAACAGAAAGAACGATACATTCCTCTATCAAGCCCACCAAGAATTAATGCCCATGGTGTTCTTGGTCAAATTTTATTTGATGTGTGTGTCCCAAAGGTTGTTGAAGACTGGGACATAAGGTCATCACCAACTTTTAGGAAAGTATCATTTGCATCAACAAGAAGGCATTCACCTTTCAATCCTATGAAATGCATTCGTCGTTCAAGATTGTAG
- the LOC132627878 gene encoding pentatricopeptide repeat-containing protein At1g73400, mitochondrial-like yields MSPLKVVSFICKTLTRKLHSQNHLLHQNLRPNLIASTHIYGLASTCELKYLFATRVSFILSKSSRYWLPYVSFQRFYSNNNIPSVIPQVESGESSVYADLTPTSEEREAVSDRPSGQKPFKNAAFSSLEETTESYSDDPVDKVYKVVMDYSNPGHKMERALDKLEIELTTPLVVEVLQKLRYEEKLAFRFFTWAGHRENYSHEPQAYNEMMDILSSTKYKVKQFRIVCDLLDYMKRNDKSLVPLEVLLKILRQYTEKHLTHLHKFARKKKIRVKTQPEVYAFNLLLDALCKCCLVEEAEALFKRVKSKVKPTADTYNILFFGWCRVRNPDRAMSVLEQMINIGHTPDNFTYNTAIETFCTAGMVTQAAELLEFMRTKGSTMSSPTAKTYTIMIVALVQNDMMVECFKVLGDMLNSGCVPDVSTYKELIEGMCLAGKTEAAYKLLEEMGNKGYPADIVTYNCFLNVLCDNKERDEALRLYQKMTEVGCIPSVQTYNMLIVMFFRMSDVDGAFETWHEMAKRGCVRVTETYCVMIEGLFDNNATEEACFLLEEAVNRGMKLPYSKFDSFLMRLSAIGDLRAIHKLSEHMRTFYNPAMARRFAINQKRKSMSLRGK; encoded by the coding sequence ATGTCTCCGCTCAAAGTTGTCTCATTTATCTGCAAGACTTTGACAAGAAAATTACATTCCCAAAATCACTTGCTTCATCAAAATCTAAGACCAAATTTAATAGCATCCACACATATTTATGGTCTAGCCAGCACATGTGAATTAAAATATCTTTTTGCTACAAGGGTATCATTTATCTTGAGCAAAAGTTCAAGATATTGGTTACCATATGTGTCCTTTCAGCGGTTttacagcaacaacaacatacccagtgtaatcccacaagtggagtctggggagagtagtgtgtacgcagaccttacccctacctcggaagaaagagaggctgtttccgatagaccctccgGTCAAAAGCCCTTTAAAAATGCTGCATTTTCTTCATTGGAGGAAACAACGGAAAGCTATAGCGATGATCCCGTTGATAAGGTTTACAAGGTTGTTATGGATTACTCTAATCCAGGGCATAAGATGGAGAGAGCTCTCGATAAGCTCGAAATAGAATTAACAACGCCGTTGGTGGTGGAGGTCTTGCAAAAGCTTCGTTATGAAGAGAAGTTAGCGTTTAGGTTCTTTACGTGGGCAGGACATCGAGAAAATTATAGCCATGAGCCCCAAGCGTATAATGAGATGATGGATATATTATCCAGTACTAAATATAAGGTGAAGCAGTTTCGCATTGTTTGTGATCTACTAGACTACATGAAGAGAAATGATAAGAGTTTGGTTCCTTTAGAAGTGTTGTTGAAAATTCTTAGACAGTATACTGAAAAGCATTTGACACATCTTCATAAATTTGCTAGGAAGAAGAAGATAAGAGTGAAGACACAACCAGAAGTATATGCCTTTAATTTGTTGTTGGATGCTTTGTGTAAGTGCTGCCTTGTCGAGGAAGCTGAGGCGTTGTTTAAGCGAGTGAAGAGTAAGGTTAAGCCAACTGCTGATACTTATAACATTCTTTTTTTCGGTTGGTGTCGTGTTAGAAACCCGGATAGAGCTATGAGCGTTCTTGAACAGATGATCAACATAGGACATACACCCGATAACTTCACATATAATACTGCCATTGAGACGTTTTGCACCGCAGGAATGGTAACGCAGGCTGCTGAACTTCTCGAGTTCATGAGAACTAAAGGTTCGACCATGTCTTCTCCGACTGCAAAAACTTATACTATTATGATTGTGGCTCTTGTTCAGAATGATATGATGGTAGAATGTTTCAAAGTTCTGGGAGATATGTTAAATAGTGGATGTGTTCCTGATGTTTCGACATACAAGGAACTGATCGAAGGTATGTGTTTGGCTGGAAAGACCGAGGCAGCTTATAAGCTTTTGGAAGAGATGGGAAATAAGGGCTACCCTGCTGATATAGTTACCTACAACTGTTTTCTTAACGTCCTTTGTGACAATAAAGAGAGAGACGAAGCGCTTAGGCTTTATCAGAAAATGACTGAAGTGGGCTGTATTCCCAGTGTACAAACGTATAATATGCTAATTGTGATGTTCTTTAGAATGAGTGACGTCGATGGAGCATTTGAGACCTGGCATGAGATGGCTAAGAGGGGTTGTGTGCGTGTTACAGAAACATATTGTGTGATGATTGAAGGGCTTTTTGATAACAATGCCACTGAAGAGGCATGTTTTCTTTTGGAAGAAGCTGTAAACAGGGGTATGAAATTGCCATACAGCAAATTTGACTCGTTTTTAATGCGGCTTTCAGCTATTGGTGATCTACGAGCCATTCATAAACTGTCAGAGCACATGAGAACTTTCTATAACCCTGCTATGGCGCGACGTTTTGCCATCAATCAGAAGCGGAAGAGCATGAGCTTAAGAGGGAAGTGA